The genomic DNA CTGGAGATAGCTTCAATGCAGCCATTTGAATCGGGAAATTAAAAGGTACGATTTGTCCACATACACCGATTGGATCTCTCGTTGTAACACTTAAAAAGTTCCCTTCAACTGGGTTATTTTCACCATAGTATTTATCCGTCCAACCTGCATAGTACTCAAACAAGTCCGAAGCTTCTTGTACGTCATCGTTATACGCTTCCGTATACAACTTCCCGTTATCAAGCGCTTCTAGCGTCGCCAATTCCGCTTGATGCTCTTTAATCAATGCACTAATTTGACGCAATTTCTTCGCACGCTCTTTGCGTGTGATTGTTCTCCACTCGCCATGGTCGAATGCCTGTCGAGCAGCTGCAACTGCTTTGTCTACATCTTCTTCTGTTCCTGAAACAATGCTTCCAATTACTTCTCCATTTGCTGGGTTAATCGACTCAATGATTTCATCACTTGAACTCGTCACCCATTCGCCGCCGATGTACAATTTTTTCGTCGTTTTCAACCATTCTTTTGCCCATTCCAACTTCGGTTGCTCAATGCCCTCAAATACTTTCGCTTCATGATTCGTCAATGTACGCGCCTCCATTTTTATAAATCGCTTTTATTTCTTCCTTACTCTTTTCTTTGACCCATTTCGAAACAGAAGAGTAACCATATTTCTCTTTCAATTCCACAACAATTGGGATAAAACCATTCGCCAATACTTCGCATCTTTCCACATTCGCCTCTATCCCACTAAAACATTTAGCAGTAAACAAAGAGAGTGACTTCTCCAACATCATCATTGCGTCTAAAATATTTATGCCCGCAGCACCTTCATAAATATTTAAATCCAGTTCCCCATGCTCTAAAGCCGCCTGAACAACTCGATCGCACCCCAAAACTTGGAAACAACTTTGAATCAGCGTCTCGGGTATCACGGGATTAATCTTTCCAGGGAAAAATGAAGACCCCGCCTGAACCTCCGGCAGATAAATCTCTGAAAGTCCTGCCTCTGGTCCAGAAGCTAATAGCCGCAAATCTTTAGCAATTTTAATCAAGCTAGAAGCAAGCAAAGAGAGCTGTTTAGAAATATTCCCGAGATCATCAAGGTTTTGGGCGGCATCGAATAGATTTTCACGCTTGTGTAATGCAACCCCACTAATCTCACATAACTTCTCCACAACAATCTGTCGATAATGTAGCGGAGCGCCTACTCCTGATCCAATAACTGTTCCACCAAGATTAATAGACGAAATGTCTAGTATTGCTTGCCTTAACGATTCGTGCCGCCTTTTCACAACTGCCGCATAACCGCCAAATGTTTCCCCTAGTTGTATCCGCATACCATCTTGCATACATGTTCTTGAGATCGTTGGCACATCCATAAATTGTTGCGCCTTGGCACTCATTGTATTTTCTAATTCTATTAAAACGATTTCTAACATTGAATAGTACTGAATAATGGCTAGTCTCATTGCTGTATGACAGACATCCGAAGTAGATTGTGATGCATTAACATGATCTGTCGGATGTACTGGATAATTGCTCCCAACGACACTTTTCAGCCATTCGTTTGCACGATTAGCAATTACTTCATTTACATTCATATTCGTGGCAATCCCGCCCCCGCCGTGAAGAACGTCTATGAGAAAGTGTTCATGGTCCTTCCCCATTAGCAACTCGTCACATGCGTGGATAATGGCATCAGCAATAGAATGGTCTATCACTCCGGCTTCACAATTTGCAAGAGCCGCTGCTTTCTTTACCGTAGCAAGGGATTTTATATACCCCGGATATTGCTTTAACATGCGTCCTGAGAAAGAAAGGTTTTGTATCGACCGCGATGTCTGAATACCGTATAAGGCGTCATTCGGTACTTCGAGTACCCCAAATGCATCAGATTCTTGCCTAGTCTCCAATAATTTTTCCCGATTAATCACGAATCACCTCCACGACAAGATGGATGTCCATCAAAGTTCATCTATTAAATAAAGAATTATTCATAAGTGACCCACTTCTCATTCGTTCACAATACGAACATAACTATTCGCATAATGAACATACAGTGATTATAAAACTGATAATTTAGATTGTCAAACATAATTTTCTAAGCACAAAAAAAAGCGCTACCGCAGTAGCGCTTCATCCACCTATATAACTCATGCCAATTTTCTTGCGATTCTTTGCCGTTTGCTCTGTTCGTTCATCCGAATAGCGATCCGCGCGGCGAGCCCACACAGCCGTAATTTTCTCCAGCAGCTCTGCATCCGTCAACCCACTACGGATTAATTCGCGTAGATCAAAACCTTCTGATGCAAACAAACAAGTATATAATTTCCCATCCGATGACAGTCTTGCGCGTGTACACGTCGAACAGAACGATTCCGAAACCGATGTAATAAAGCCTACTTGTGCCCCGTTATCCAAGTACCGATAACGCTTGGCCACTTCACCATAATAATCCTGTTCAGCGGGCTCCATGTCATAAACAGCACGTAACCGATCATAAATTTCCTTTTTCGTTACGACTTTTTTAAAGCTCCAGCCATTGTCATTGCCGACATCCATAAATTCAATGAAGCGTAGTGTAATGCCTCGCTCTTTGAAATAAGCGGCCATCGGAAGAATTTCACTTTCATTGACACCCTTCTGCACGACCATATTCACTTTAATATCGAAGCCAATTTTTTTGGCATAATCAATATTCGACAAAATCAAATCAGGCTTAATGCCTCGGCCATTCAACACACCAAAAATTTCTGGGTCGAGTGCATCCAGACTCATATTTAAACGACGAAGACCCGCGTCATATAACGGTTGTGTATATTGCTTCAATAGCACGCCGTTCGTCGTCAGCCCAATGTCCTCAATCCCTTCAATCTTCATCAACTTCTCTACCAACTCGGGGAGATCGCGTCGCATTAGCGGTTCGCCACCCGTTAAGCGCAGTTTTTTCACGCCTAGTGACGCAAACAACCGTGCAAATCGTTCAAGTTCTTCAAACGACAACAATTCATTTTTCGGTAAAAATACATAATCATCACCGAAAATTTCTTTAGGCATACAGTAGGAACATCTGAAGTTACAGCGGTCCGTCACTGATATGCGTAAATCCCGAATCGGACGACCGAGCTTATCTATAATTGCTTCCATCTCTTCAGCCCCTTTCCAATACCTCAGGCGTATTCACATTCGCAAATACCTGCTTTTCATTTTCCGTCAATACATACCCCTCAATCCATGTCACGCCACTCGTTGACAACACCGCCATGACACGCAGTTGGTCGCTGTCCAACGCTTCACGCAGCACTTGCATGACATCTGCGTCCCAAACCGAAACGAGCGGATGATGCCGCCCCTCTACAACAACCGCCGTTACAGCCTGTTCATGTCGCGCAAGTAACTCGCCGATGACTTCACCATCAACAAATGGCATATCGCATGGTAAAACCACATAGCGGTCCGCTTCCACGGACTCCATCCCCGACAGGATCCCTGCAAGCGGACCGCGTCCTGCATACTTTACTCCATCCATTATAACATTCACACCTACAGGAAAACGCGCGACAAGCTCTTGTCTTGTCACAACTACTACTTCATCACAATGACTAGCGAGCGCCTCTTTAACAACTTCGTAAAAATAGCGATTCCCTAGCTTTGCAAATGCTTTCGGGGAACCAAATCGACGCGATTCCCCGCCTGCAAGGATAATACCGACTGTCTTCATCCGCCGCTTACCGGTGGAATGAATGCACAGACGTCGCCAGACTGAATGACATCCTCTTTCAAGGCATATTCTTCATTGACTGCGACGTGTACGGTATCTTTACCAAAACCAGGATACGTCTCCTCTGCCCAGTCCAATAACTCACTCACTGTCATCGACTTTTGATCAATTGTTTCCTCCGCCTTGCCCGCCAGTTCACGCAGCCTTGCAAAATAATGCACTGTAATCACTGCTGCCCACCTCCCTCAGGATATTTTCTCTGTCCGCCTATCCACTCTTCGCCGTCTTCCCATATTTCTTTTTTCCAAATAGGTACGACTTCTTTAATGCGCTCAATGGCGTATTCATTCGCTTCGTATGCCGCTTTGCGATGTGGTGATGAGACTGCGATCACGACAGCAATATCCGAA from Sporosarcina sp. FSL K6-1522 includes the following:
- a CDS encoding lyase family protein; translation: MINREKLLETRQESDAFGVLEVPNDALYGIQTSRSIQNLSFSGRMLKQYPGYIKSLATVKKAAALANCEAGVIDHSIADAIIHACDELLMGKDHEHFLIDVLHGGGGIATNMNVNEVIANRANEWLKSVVGSNYPVHPTDHVNASQSTSDVCHTAMRLAIIQYYSMLEIVLIELENTMSAKAQQFMDVPTISRTCMQDGMRIQLGETFGGYAAVVKRRHESLRQAILDISSINLGGTVIGSGVGAPLHYRQIVVEKLCEISGVALHKRENLFDAAQNLDDLGNISKQLSLLASSLIKIAKDLRLLASGPEAGLSEIYLPEVQAGSSFFPGKINPVIPETLIQSCFQVLGCDRVVQAALEHGELDLNIYEGAAGINILDAMMMLEKSLSLFTAKCFSGIEANVERCEVLANGFIPIVVELKEKYGYSSVSKWVKEKSKEEIKAIYKNGGAYIDES
- the moaA gene encoding GTP 3',8-cyclase MoaA codes for the protein MEAIIDKLGRPIRDLRISVTDRCNFRCSYCMPKEIFGDDYVFLPKNELLSFEELERFARLFASLGVKKLRLTGGEPLMRRDLPELVEKLMKIEGIEDIGLTTNGVLLKQYTQPLYDAGLRRLNMSLDALDPEIFGVLNGRGIKPDLILSNIDYAKKIGFDIKVNMVVQKGVNESEILPMAAYFKERGITLRFIEFMDVGNDNGWSFKKVVTKKEIYDRLRAVYDMEPAEQDYYGEVAKRYRYLDNGAQVGFITSVSESFCSTCTRARLSSDGKLYTCLFASEGFDLRELIRSGLTDAELLEKITAVWARRADRYSDERTEQTAKNRKKIGMSYIGG
- a CDS encoding molybdenum cofactor guanylyltransferase, with amino-acid sequence MKTVGIILAGGESRRFGSPKAFAKLGNRYFYEVVKEALASHCDEVVVVTRQELVARFPVGVNVIMDGVKYAGRGPLAGILSGMESVEADRYVVLPCDMPFVDGEVIGELLARHEQAVTAVVVEGRHHPLVSVWDADVMQVLREALDSDQLRVMAVLSTSGVTWIEGYVLTENEKQVFANVNTPEVLERG
- the moaD gene encoding molybdopterin converting factor subunit 1, translating into MITVHYFARLRELAGKAEETIDQKSMTVSELLDWAEETYPGFGKDTVHVAVNEEYALKEDVIQSGDVCAFIPPVSGG